In Actinoplanes octamycinicus, the genomic window AATGTGTCGATAGCCATGCCCGGAACGGTGGCCCAGCCGCCCGTCCCGCACCTCATCCCTGCGGGATGGCCGGCGCCTCGGAGCTCAACCCCCGATTTCGGTACGCCGTGCGCGCTGGAACAGCTGGCGTCCTCAGATCGCCTGCCCGGAGATGAACGGCAGCCAGCCCGCATACCACCCGGAGAGCACGGCGAGTGAGCCCAGCACGATGACCAGGTTCCGGGTCGAGGTGCGGGCCAGCAGGATCGCCGGGATGAGCAGCACCGGGAACGCGGGCATCAGGTGCCGGCCCACCATCGAGATGTGCGTGCTGGTCCCGGTCGCGAGCACCAGCATCGCCGCCGCGAAGACCACCAGCGGCCACGGCGCTCGCGGCACCAGCAGCGCGAACAGCACGATGAACCCGGCCAGGACCAGCACCGACAGCACCCGGATCGGGTGCGCCGCGTTGTCGTCGTCCACCCCGACCAGGATGTCCGACACCATGCCCCAGGTGTTCGCGCCGTTGTCCCAGCGCGCGCCGAACGTGTTGTGGTGGATGTCGACGTACTTGCCGAAGCCACCGAGCCGGTGGGACGCGAAGGCGAAGTAGGCGAGCAGGCCGGCCGGGGCGAGCAGCATCGCGGCGTACGGCCGCCAGCCACCGCGCCGGGAGATCGCGGCGACCAGCGCGGCCAGCCCGACGGTGCCGATCAGCGCCGCCGCGGTCGGCCGGCTCAGCCCGCTCACCGCGGCGAGCGCCCCGGCGAGCAGCCAGCGTTCGGTGAGGACCGCGTAGAGCGCCCAGGCGGCCAGCGCGGTGAAGAGCGATTCGGTGTACGCCCCGTTCTGCGTCATCGCGGCCGGGACCACCGCCCACACGGCGGCCAGCATGATCCCGGCCCGGTGCCCGGCCACGTGCCGGCCGACGGCGTAGAGCCCCCAGGCCGCGGCGATCGCGGCGAGGAACGAGACGATCAGGCACGCGGTGGCCGGCGAGACGAACGGCAAGAAGGTGAGCGGGCGGGCCAGCCACGGGTAGAGCGGGAAGAACGCCAGCCGCAGTTCGTACGGCACCCCGTCGGCGTCGACCGCGCCGACCGGGCCGCCCAGCCCGCCGCCGGCGATCTTCGCGTACCACTGGCCGTCCCAGGAGAGCAGCGCGTCGCGGAAGGAGGTGAAGCTGCGCCACTGGTTGTTGATCGACCCGTCCGGGTAGACCTGCCGGCCCGGCGCCCGCGCGTGCGCGTGGCTGGCCAGCACGTACATGACTTCCAGGCTGAGCATCCGCAGCATCAGGTACAGCCCGATGGCCGGCGCCGCCAGCCGCAGCGCGCTCCTGCCCACCGGCTCCGGCTTCTCGCTCACCGGCGTGCCATCCTCCGCCCCGTCCGCGCGGACCGACACGGCACCGGACATGGCACCACCTCCCGACCCCGCCCTCCGGGAGCGCTCCCAGGGCGCACAGTAAATCGATCCTCGTCGTTGTCGGAGCGTAGCGCATCGGCACCCTCCGTCACGGCCCGACCCACCGCGGGCAACCGTCGGGTGTGGACCGTCCGGCCGCCGCCGTCTCCCGGCTGCCCCCGGACGTGCTGCGCCCGTCGAGCCCGGCCGGGCCATGCCGGCGCACCACCGCGTCCACCTCGACCCGGGCCTGCCTCAGGTCTCTGCGATCCTGCCGGATGTCCACTCCCTGGCGATCCCGGCCCGCCCATGGCACGCCGTGCCCGGCGCGTCGTCACCGGCAGGCGAGGAAGCCATCGGAGCCGCGACCGCTGACCAGGCCGGCGCCCGCGCCCGGGATCCCGCGGAGCGGGGCCGGGAAGTCGTCGGACGCGGCGGCCGGCGGTGTCCCGGCTCCGGCCAGGCGAGATCGTGGGCGCCGGGATGGAGGTGGACCAGGCGGCGGCGCGCCTGGATGACCACGGGCCGCGGTCTAGAAGTCGTCCAGGGTGGGGGACTCGCCGGCGTCGTGCGCGGCCAGCAGCGCCGCGAAGCGGTCCGACGGCATGATCCGCAGGCCCAACTCCTCCGCCTTGACGGCCTTCGAACCGGCGCCGTCGCCGACCACGACCAGGTCGGTGCGCTTGGAGACCGAGCCGGACGACTTGCCGCCCAGGCGCTCGACGGCCTCGTTGCCCTCGTTGCGGGTCAGGCCGGGGACCGAGCCGGTGACCACGACGGTCATCGGGGTGCCGTCCTCCTTCCGCAGCGGGAGGCGCTCGCCCTCGGTGGGCGCCTCCGCGAGAGTGCGCGAAGCGTAGGGCGTCACGCCCGGCTCGACCATGGTGATGCCGCGCTCGGTGAGCTTGGCGATCACCGGGGCCAGGTCGGCCAGCTCGGCGGCGATCGTCGCGGCGCGCTCCGGGCCGACCGCCTCGACCTCCTGCAGCTGCTCGACGGTGGCCGCGCAGAGCTCCGCCATCGTGCCGAAGTGCCGGGCCAGGCGGCGGGACATGGAGCGGCCGGTCATCCGGACGCCGAGACCGGTCAGCACCCGGGACAGCGGCTGCGCCTTGGACGCCTGAATGTTCGCGATCAGCTTGGCGGCCGAGGTGCGGCCGAGCCGCTCCAACTGGGAGACCGCCTCGACGTCCAGGTCGTAGAGGTCGGCCGGGTCGGTGACCAGGCCGGCCGCGACCAGCGCGCGGATCACCTTGTCGCCGAGGCCCTCGATGTCCATCGAGTCGCGGGCCGCGAAATAGGCCAGCGACTCGGTGGCGCCGCAGGCCCGGCCCTGCACGCACCGCCAGCGTTTCTGCGAGCGGTCGATCTCGCCGCCGCAGCGCGGGCAGACCTCCGGCGCCTGGAACGGCTCGGCGTCCGCCGGGCGCTCGTCCAGCTTGGCCCCGGTGATCTCCGGGATCACCTCGCCGGCCCGCCGGACGAAGACCGTGTCCCCGACCCGAACGTCGCGGCGGACCAGGTCGCCGAAGTTGTGCAGGGTGGCCGAGGTGACCACCACGCCGCCGACCTGCACCGGCTCGATCACCGCGACCGGGGTGATCAGGCCGGTCCGGCCGACCTGCACCTCGATGCCGACCAGCCGGCTGGTCCGGGTGTCGGCCGGGAACTTGTAGGCGATCGCCCAGCGCGGCGCCCGGCTGGACGAGCCGGCCGCCTCCCGGTCGGCGGAGGAGTCCGCCTTGATCACTACGCCGTCGATGTCGAAGCCGAGCTTGTCGCGCAGGGCGCCGAGCGCGGCGATCGCCGCGACCAGCTCGTCGACCGTCGTGCAGAGCGCCATGCCGGCCGCCGAACCGCCGGTGGTGGCCACGCCGAGCCGCTCGATCGCGGCCATCGCGTCGCTGTGCGTGAGCGCCTCACCGGTCGGCAGGTCGTGCACCGCGTAGGCCAGGAAGGAGAGCGGGGCCAGATAGGCCCGGTCCTGGGCGCGGAGCGTGCCGGCGGCGGCGTTGCGCGGGTTGGCGAACGGCTGACCGCCGTGCGCGGTGCGCAACTCGTTGGCCCGGGCGAAGTCCTCGTCGGTCATGAACACCTCGCCGCGGACCTCGACCGTCACCGGCTCGGTGAGCCGGGCGGGCAGGCCGGCCACCGACCGGGCCTGCGCGGTGACGTCCTCGCCGGCCCGGCCGTCGCCGCGGGTGGCCACCTGGACCAGCTCGCCGTCCACATATCGCGCGGCGATCGCCATGCCGTCGATCTTGGGCTCGACCGTGTAACCGGCGGCCGGGCGGCCGATCACCTTGTCCAGCCGGGCCGCCCAGGCGCGCAGCTCCTCCTCGTCGAACACGTTCGCCAGGCTCAGCATCGGGGTGCTGTGCTCGACGTCGCCGACCACGCCGCCGCCGGCCGCGACCACCCGGGCCGGCGAGTCGGCCACCACCCAGCCGGGCTGCGCCTCCTCGGTCGCGGTGACCCGGGCCAGCAGCGCGTCGTAGGTCGCGTCGTCCATGGCGAGGTCGGCACCCTCGTAGTACGCCGCGGCGGCCGCCCGGATCCGCTCGACCGCCGCGCGATAGTCGTCGGCGGTGTCGAACGGCGCGGCGTGTGCCGCGTCGACGACGGGGGCGATGTCCGGCTCGGTAGGCATCTCGTACTCGTTTCGTTCGGTCCCCTGTGAGAATGACCTTGATTCAACAGGAGGGGTATGACAATAAAGGTGCTCGTCGTCGACGACGAGGAAGTGGTGCGGTCCGGGCTGCGGATGATCCTGGGGGCGGCGCCCGACCTCGAGGTGGTCGCGGCGACCGGTGGGGGTGACGCCGTGGCGGCGGTCCGCGAGCACCACCCCGACGTCGTGCTGCTCGACATCCGGATGCCTGACGTGGACGGCCTCACCGTGCTGGCGCAGCTGCGCGGTCTGCCCGAGCCGCCGGCGGTCGCGATGCTGACCACGTTCGACGCCGACGAGTACGTGATGACCGCCCTGCGCGACGGCGCCGCCGGTTTCCTGCTCAAGGACACCGACCCGGAGGACATGGCGAACCTGGTCCGCACCCTGGCCTCCGGCGGCGTGGTGATGTCGCCGACCGCCTACCGGACCATGTGGCGCACCCTGGACAGCGAGCGGTGAGCCGCCGGCGGAAGCTGATCCAGGCGGCGCTGGTCGCGGTGGCCGCCTTCGACGTGTGGTTCGGGCTCGGCCAGGACAAGGCGCTGGACATCGCCATCGGCGTGGTGGCCTGTCTCGCGGTGCTCCTGCGGCACCGGTTCCCGGTGGTCGCGTTCCTGCTCACGGTGCCCGCGGTGCTGACCCAGGCGGCCCTGGTCGCGCCGTTCGCCACGCTCTACAGCTATGCGGCGCAGTCCCGGAACCGGCGGCCGCTGATCGCCTGCGCGGTGGTCGCGGCGCTGGCCGCGGCGGTGCCGTCGCCGCTGGCCGAGGACCCGGTCTGGGACAGCGGGAACCTGGTCACCTTCGGATACGCGCTGGGCACCGCGGTGCTGCCGATCCTGCTCGGCCAGCTCGTGCAGACCCGGTACGACCTGCGGCAACGCATCGTGGAGATCGAGCAGGCGAAGGAGAAGGAACGGGTCCGGCACGCCGAGGCGGTGCTCGCCCGGGAGCGCGCGCAACTGGCCCGGGAGATGCACGACGTGGTGTCGCACCAGGTCAGCCTGATCGCGGTGCAGGCCGGCGCGCTGCAGGTGGTGTCCGCCGACCCGGCGGTCAAGGAGGCGGCCCGCAGCATCCGGCGGCTCAGCTCCGGGACGCTCGACGAGCTGCGCACCATGGTGTCGCTGCTGCGCGCGTCGGGGGAGGGGCACACCCCGCTCACCCCGCAGCCCACGCTCGCCGACCTGCCCGCGCTGATCGAGGCCAGCGGGATCACGGTGGAGTTCGACGGCGACGTCGACGCCGAGGTGGGGACACCCGCGCAACGGGCGCTCTACCGGACCGTGCAGGAGGCGCTGACGAACGTCCGCAAACATGCCCCCGACGCCAGCGCGCGGGTCGAACTGTGGCGCGACGAGGCGTACGTCGGCGTCTCGGTGACCAACAGTGCGCCGTCCCGGCCGGCGCTCCCGCTGCCCGGCAGCCACCTGGGCCTGATCGGTCTGCGCGAACGCGCGGAACTGCTGCACGGGACGGTCGAGTCGGGTCCCACCGAGGAGGGCGGTTTCCGGGTCCGGATGCGTCTGCCGCTAGCCGGCGACGTGGTCCAGCAGCCGTAGCGCGCGGTGCACGTGCCCTTCGGTCTCGGCCAGCGCCCGCCCGGCGATCTCCGCGGTGGTGCCGGCGATCAGCGTGACCACCGCGATCTTGGCGTCGCCCCCGGCCTCCAGCAGCGCCTCCCGGCAGCGGTCGGTGGCCGCGCCGGTCGCCTCGGCGAGGATCCGCAGCTGCCGGTCGCGCAGCTTGGCGTTGCTGGCCAGCATGTCGGTCATCAGGTTCGAGTAGGTCCGGCCGAGTCGCACCATGGTCGCCGTGGAGAAGGCGTTGAGCACGAGTTTCTGCGCGGTGCCGGCCTTCATCCGGGTGGATCCGGTGAGCACTTCCGGTCCGGTGTCCGGCGCCACGTGCACGTCGACGGCCGGTGCGATCGGGGACGCCGGGTTCGCCGAGATCAGGACGGTCCGCGCGCCGCGCGACCGCGCTTCGCCGAGAGCGGCTTTGACGTACGGCGTCCGCCCGCTCGCCGTGACCCCGACCACCAGATCGCCGGCCACCACGTCACCGGCCGCCGCCGCGCCCGCCGCCTCGTCGTCCTCGGCGGCCTCGGCCGGCCGGGTCAGCGCCCGCGTGCCGCCCGCGAGGTGCGCGACCACCCGCCCCGGCTCCAGCCCGAAGGTCGGGATCAGCTCGGCCGCGTCCAGCACCGCGATCCGCCCCGAGGTGCCCGCCCCGAAGTAGTGCACCCGGTGCCCGGCGGCGAGCGCGGCCACCGCGAGGTCGACCGCGGCGGCCAGCTCGGGCAGCACGCCGGCGACCGCGATCGGCACCTGCCGGTCCTCGGCGTTGATCAGGTGGAGCAGTTCCAGGGTGGGCATCCGGTCGATCGCGGCGCTGCGCGGGTTGCGCTGCTCGGTTCGCGACAGCGGCACCTCGTCCACCGGCCTCACCCGCGACCACCACGGTCGTCCGCGGCTGCGCCGCCGCGCCGGCGCTCGGT contains:
- a CDS encoding sensor histidine kinase, which encodes MSRRRKLIQAALVAVAAFDVWFGLGQDKALDIAIGVVACLAVLLRHRFPVVAFLLTVPAVLTQAALVAPFATLYSYAAQSRNRRPLIACAVVAALAAAVPSPLAEDPVWDSGNLVTFGYALGTAVLPILLGQLVQTRYDLRQRIVEIEQAKEKERVRHAEAVLARERAQLAREMHDVVSHQVSLIAVQAGALQVVSADPAVKEAARSIRRLSSGTLDELRTMVSLLRASGEGHTPLTPQPTLADLPALIEASGITVEFDGDVDAEVGTPAQRALYRTVQEALTNVRKHAPDASARVELWRDEAYVGVSVTNSAPSRPALPLPGSHLGLIGLRERAELLHGTVESGPTEEGGFRVRMRLPLAGDVVQQP
- a CDS encoding response regulator, giving the protein MTIKVLVVDDEEVVRSGLRMILGAAPDLEVVAATGGGDAVAAVREHHPDVVLLDIRMPDVDGLTVLAQLRGLPEPPAVAMLTTFDADEYVMTALRDGAAGFLLKDTDPEDMANLVRTLASGGVVMSPTAYRTMWRTLDSER
- the ligA gene encoding NAD-dependent DNA ligase LigA — its product is MPTEPDIAPVVDAAHAAPFDTADDYRAAVERIRAAAAAYYEGADLAMDDATYDALLARVTATEEAQPGWVVADSPARVVAAGGGVVGDVEHSTPMLSLANVFDEEELRAWAARLDKVIGRPAAGYTVEPKIDGMAIAARYVDGELVQVATRGDGRAGEDVTAQARSVAGLPARLTEPVTVEVRGEVFMTDEDFARANELRTAHGGQPFANPRNAAAGTLRAQDRAYLAPLSFLAYAVHDLPTGEALTHSDAMAAIERLGVATTGGSAAGMALCTTVDELVAAIAALGALRDKLGFDIDGVVIKADSSADREAAGSSSRAPRWAIAYKFPADTRTSRLVGIEVQVGRTGLITPVAVIEPVQVGGVVVTSATLHNFGDLVRRDVRVGDTVFVRRAGEVIPEITGAKLDERPADAEPFQAPEVCPRCGGEIDRSQKRWRCVQGRACGATESLAYFAARDSMDIEGLGDKVIRALVAAGLVTDPADLYDLDVEAVSQLERLGRTSAAKLIANIQASKAQPLSRVLTGLGVRMTGRSMSRRLARHFGTMAELCAATVEQLQEVEAVGPERAATIAAELADLAPVIAKLTERGITMVEPGVTPYASRTLAEAPTEGERLPLRKEDGTPMTVVVTGSVPGLTRNEGNEAVERLGGKSSGSVSKRTDLVVVGDGAGSKAVKAEELGLRIMPSDRFAALLAAHDAGESPTLDDF
- a CDS encoding glycosyltransferase family 39 protein, coding for MSGAVSVRADGAEDGTPVSEKPEPVGRSALRLAAPAIGLYLMLRMLSLEVMYVLASHAHARAPGRQVYPDGSINNQWRSFTSFRDALLSWDGQWYAKIAGGGLGGPVGAVDADGVPYELRLAFFPLYPWLARPLTFLPFVSPATACLIVSFLAAIAAAWGLYAVGRHVAGHRAGIMLAAVWAVVPAAMTQNGAYTESLFTALAAWALYAVLTERWLLAGALAAVSGLSRPTAAALIGTVGLAALVAAISRRGGWRPYAAMLLAPAGLLAYFAFASHRLGGFGKYVDIHHNTFGARWDNGANTWGMVSDILVGVDDDNAAHPIRVLSVLVLAGFIVLFALLVPRAPWPLVVFAAAMLVLATGTSTHISMVGRHLMPAFPVLLIPAILLARTSTRNLVIVLGSLAVLSGWYAGWLPFISGQAI
- the murQ gene encoding N-acetylmuramic acid 6-phosphate etherase — its product is MDEVPLSRTEQRNPRSAAIDRMPTLELLHLINAEDRQVPIAVAGVLPELAAAVDLAVAALAAGHRVHYFGAGTSGRIAVLDAAELIPTFGLEPGRVVAHLAGGTRALTRPAEAAEDDEAAGAAAAGDVVAGDLVVGVTASGRTPYVKAALGEARSRGARTVLISANPASPIAPAVDVHVAPDTGPEVLTGSTRMKAGTAQKLVLNAFSTATMVRLGRTYSNLMTDMLASNAKLRDRQLRILAEATGAATDRCREALLEAGGDAKIAVVTLIAGTTAEIAGRALAETEGHVHRALRLLDHVAG